The DNA sequence CAACAGCTGCAGCTGGGTTGATATGAGAGAGATGTGACTTCCCTCTCACATAAACATGTGCACACTTATTGAACAATAACACAATGATTGAAATGTGCACCTAAAAATAATTCTATACACTTCACAAAAATATTGGGAGAATAAAAAGAATGACCAATTTACCGATACACACAGAGTATGTCCAAAGAAAtgagactgtgtatgtgtgtgaacatgtgtgaaactgaattctctctctctctctctctctctatctctctctctctctctctctctctctctctctctctctctctctctctctctctctctcgctctcttcccttTCTGGGCAGAAATCTGCGcaacataacaacataagaCAACACAGTACCACAGGGTCATGATCGGGCATCAGCCAAGGTTATTAGGCTGCCCAGCTACCAAGACCTATGCTGACCTCACAGTATTTGGCGTTGACACATATCCACCCCATAATACCCCTCTAAACTAGACTCATTAGTGACACTTCAATATCCTGATACTATTCTTGACCCAAGCTTATGACACCTGTTGATACATACACACgtgaaccaacacacacacacacacacacacacacacacagagaagaaatgCCACCTGCACTGACAAAGGCACACTTTCACGCCCATAACAACTGGTCTCACATAGCCacaatatagacacacacatttacacacacacacacacacacacacacagaaaaggggcgggggggggggggggcgttgtaCAGAAAGAAATGCACGGCAGAGACAGAGTGCCTCCAAGGGCTTTTCACGTCTATTCATAGCTCCAACTATTTAATACAGACCCACTAATTTTAGCCGGGGCTATTTTTAATTCACATTTACTCTACAATATCCAGTGAGACTTAACACAAGTTATATCGCTACTACCGAGGTCAGACTCCAGACTCACTCTGTGCTTCTGCACAGATACTGCTGCACTGCAGTTGTACTGCCATTTGTCCCGACTTCATTGAGGCCTGGAGCCTCACAGCGATGAACGGGACAGATAGCTGGAGAGGTACGCTGACATCACCGATCCACTCTGTGGCTTGCGATGATGACTAGCCTACCTACCTGTGATGTTCCGTAATGTGCTGCTATTATTACATCGTACTAAATGACAGATGCGCTATCGTGAATGATGAGTAATGGCATGCTACAGAAATAAATCGTAGACATTACCATAACGGTGCGGCAACAAGTGCGGGAATTATGAACGAGCGAAACAGACTCGTAAAATACCTCATAACTGTCGTGCCCATGCGACAGATCAGACACCATCGTGTTCCTCAGGGAAATGTCACGGTTTCATAACGCTCCTGATTTACTGGTGGCATTAATAGTCACCAGACAATGATGCAATCTCACAAATGTCAAActgacacaaaacacaaagtTGATCAGTCACAAAATGACATTTAACCCAAACCAGGTTTGCTATTCTCTGACATTTTGTTGTTCACATTTACTGTAAAAGACTGAAAGAGTATTACTGTAAAAACACATGTGGTCACCACCGGCCGTCTGTCATACCCCCTGTCACACTCGTGAGCCGTAGCCagccatgcatgcatgcacacgccgGGGCGTCACCGGGTATCACTCGGCACAAGGGCGCAGCTGCTTCTggtaatgtgtgagtgtggtcgGTTTGGAAGCCGTACATCTCATGGTCATACCGTCACCCTCTGGGACAGCTGTAACAAGTCTCACCTTTCCCCCATACTGACTGAGGGAGCTATAGAGCTGAGTTGGGGAGGGGGTATGAGGCTGGGGGGGTatgaggctgggggggggggcatgtttcAGGAAGTCTCGCGACCTGCGAATGATATTTGTCAATCCACCGCATTGGTGACATGAGATCACGCAGTGGAGGCATGCCAGACATGACAAGACACCTTGCCGCTCGCCAGTGAATATGCCTCTGAAGGGTGGGGTGGCCTGCTGTGTGCCTTCTGGGGAACATGACCTCACTGTGCTATGccattttttctattttttttagtGTCCATGAGAATTGGGTGTATATATATAAGACGGTTGATGGAGCTGGACAGATAGACACTGCAAAAGCAGCCACTGCAAGACAACCCACACAGAGACTGTAacagacaccaaacaacatGGGACTGCTTAGCGTTGAAGAGCTGGTAGGCATTGTTTTTGGGCATGACTGCTACAGTAACAGACTGGTTTGTTTGGTTTGTGCAAGTTTACAGGGGTAGATGATTTTTGACACTTTGTCGTAAATAGGTCAGTCGGTTTGCCAATTACTCACAGAGTTGGCAACAGACTTAACCAGACCATTAATAAGAGCCCAACTCCACAGGCAAAATCTCACTTTTCTCTAAATATTTGCCTTAGCTAACATTGAGGTAATTATGTTAAAAGCCATGATCATGCTACACTGTATAGAATACCGTACATGAGGGATTGTTCCTTGTTGTGAGAAGACTGACAGCGTCTGGTCCCACCGCAGGTCACAGGAAAGCGTTGTGATGGCAAGGACACCGGCGGGGCTTGTGCTGATGTGTACGCAACAGGGGAGTACGAGGCATCGATTCATCAGGAGAAACAAGACGGCGTGCGCTCACAGACAAAACAGGGAGCTACCccaggaaatgacatcacacaGAATGAGCTCAACCTCAAAGTAAGGGTCCACATCGATACACTGTGATAACGCTGACCATAAAATGTGAGGAGAGTAGACATGCTGGTCACAAGACAAAGATGACAAACACAAGCCATGCTAAACTACAGTGAGATTGGTCTTCATTTCACTGACATTTTGAATGATCAAAAACTCCAGAAATAAGTGGACGAGTGTTCAATTGGATAAACACAGGGAAAAAAACGCCTAAGCACTTCCTTCTGGAATAAAGAAGTGAAATAAACCCTCTCCTTGTGTCATGCAGATAGACATATCAGGACATCTGAAGCTGGAGACCGTTGATGACCTCTACAATATCATTGAGctgaaaaagagaaggaagcaGAGGAAACCAATTGTCCACAAGAAACAGCCTGAGCCTGAAATCTTGGTAAGGGACATAAATGAGCACGCACCGTCTATTTCACTTTGACTATTCCAAGAAATCTCAACACCAGTACAGGCCAACATTACCAATACCAGCtaaaaaaaatgctttaaatCCAGGAAACAATACATTTTTCATGGTCAATGTTGTCTTGCTGTAGCCAGAAATAGTGGATGAGGCCATGTTCCTGAAAGCTGCTATGGACAACAAGCTGCCAGTGATTGACAAGTACCTGGCTGATGGAGGAGACCCTAATACCAGCGATCATGTGAGTTTTAAAGACTGTTTcactttgataaaaaaaatatattttctacaCATGTATGCCTTTGCTTTCAAACTTTCTGATACATCTCTGAACTCTATGTCTTTGCTTTTCTTTAGTTCAAACGCTCTGCACTACACAAGGCCAGCTATCGAGGTCATCTTGATGTTATGAAGAGGCTCTTGGAAGCTGGGGCATCCATAGAGATGAAAGACAAGGTAGAACACCAAAACAAGCTCCCTGTGGACAAATCTTCATACACATAGGAGCAGAACCCCTGAATCAAACATCTTTGacttttaaaaatgtgtaaaaGGATGTTTACAGGGATTTCAATTATATTCTTCTTCTTTTGCTTTTCAAGTTGGACGCCACAGCTGTGCACTGGGCCTGCCGAGGGGGGAGCCAGCCTGCCCTTGAACTCCTCCTGAACGAAGGAGGCAAATTCAACTCCCGAGATAAGGTATTAATGGATAAACACAGCGACTCTAGCGATAAGTCAGATAAAGATGTCAAATTAAGTGGAGCCCACTCGTCGTAGATCCTCAGCCGCCGGCTACTGTTACAGCGGAGCCTGCCTGACCCTATTAACGCTCTGACAGTAGCCTCAGTCCACTCACGTGTGACcttactgtctctctttctctgtgggcAGTTGCGGAGTACGCCCCTCCACGTGGCGGTCAGGACCGGACATTATGAGTGCGCAGAATACCTCATACACTGTGGAGCAGACATCAACGCTAAAGACAGGGTAAGACACGGCCACACCATTTGCACATCATGTTATTcaaagatagataaatagatagatagatagatagatagatagatagatagatggatagatactttattgatccccaaggggaaattcaagaatacaGCAGCAAGGATTGATGTTGTAAACTATTTTGTTGTAATATTGTATCTttgtattttgtcatttttacagGATGGCGACACACCTATGCATGATGCCGTGAGGATAAACCGATTTAAACTGATTAAACTGCTGCTGATGTATGGAGCCAGtcttaaaaccaagaatatggTAAGTAACCTACATTTACTTGAAGCTGCATGACTTGACTAATACAGCAGATTTAGTTACAGCACTCTATACTTATAGATTGCCATCTAGTGTCCAAAAATGACACAGCACAGTAGACAATTTTCTCTCAGTGAATTCTTATCAAGAAGAATGTGGTGAACTCGAGGATGAAAATCAGCAGGACATTTAGAAATGAATTGAGCATGGTCAGTTTCAGGCATATGAAGTTTTGCAAACATCAAAGTAGAAATGAGTAATATCCTGATGTGATGATGTATTGTATGTGGTCTCTTTCTCTTAGGATGGAAAGTCACCAATGGAAAGTCTTCTAGCATGGCAGAGTGGAGCCAAGACCATCCTATGCAACTACAAAGACGATGATGTGAACATAACCAAGTGAAGGGACATGGGGAAGCGTCTGGTGATAATATATCCCAGAAATCATGGATACTGGACTGGACTAGGGCTTCGCTACAAGTCAACAAGTAGGCTAGAGAATAGGCAAAACGAATTGGCTGGCCAATTTAAGGATGAACATTTAGTATTTCTAATTTGCTCAGTGTTGATAACAGTTCTTGAAAGTGATCTGTTTCTGATGGACAACTGAAAGCAGAATGAAATGTTgttttgatgtacagtaggcctaatgcttGGTAAtgagagtagcctacaagcTGTCAGCTCTGCAGTCTGAATGGAAACTATCAGGTGCATGTAGAGGTGTGTGACACTGTGGACAGATGACAGATGAAACACATGTTCTGGTCTTGATGACAtgaaatgtaggctaggctatgtgAACAATGGTTTATGGAGGTAGACAGAAAGTGCAGAGTGAGTGCATGTAATGCAAAGCTGAGTATGAAGGACTTTTTCTAGATGAATCTTGTATATTTGTCCCTTTTCTGTTAATGAATGTTTTATAGATTTTCAACTAATTTAAATATTGTTATAATAAAGCTTTCTTTTGTGTTTTCGTacatttgctgttgttttcttgTGGTTTTCATACATGCTTTTCCAACACAAAATTCACAAAATATCACATAGGcctggcctacagtatatgcaaaatAGCGTTGCAAAATAGACAAGGTATGATTGAACTTACTGTATGGGACCTATGATGACCTACAGCCTAGTAGGCATGGCCACAAAATCGCAGCCACGGCACATTGTAATGTAGGCCCACTGAAAAAGTGTAGGCTACAATTAAATAGTTGACTACGATGCATTACCTTAATTCATCAACTAACTATAATCTAAAGTAAACATTAATTCCACCCTACCATGATATTGTGGGGTTGGCGTGTTTAATCTCAGTATCATAATAACTTCTTTGCCCAAGTTTGTCCAATGCCCATTGGTCTTCTTCACAACAAAACAATCTCCGCAACGCATACTGTTGGGTTGTGTACATGTACTCTTGTACGTCACACACTCGATATCTATC is a window from the Sardina pilchardus chromosome 18, fSarPil1.1, whole genome shotgun sequence genome containing:
- the ankrd1a gene encoding ankyrin repeat domain-containing protein 1, which produces MGLLSVEELVTGKRCDGKDTGGACADVYATGEYEASIHQEKQDGVRSQTKQGATPGNDITQNELNLKIDISGHLKLETVDDLYNIIELKKRRKQRKPIVHKKQPEPEILPEIVDEAMFLKAAMDNKLPVIDKYLADGGDPNTSDHFKRSALHKASYRGHLDVMKRLLEAGASIEMKDKLDATAVHWACRGGSQPALELLLNEGGKFNSRDKLRSTPLHVAVRTGHYECAEYLIHCGADINAKDRDGDTPMHDAVRINRFKLIKLLLMYGASLKTKNMDGKSPMESLLAWQSGAKTILCNYKDDDVNITK